From Pontibacter actiniarum, a single genomic window includes:
- a CDS encoding helix-turn-helix transcriptional regulator: MNNGIKVERARHNMSQSDLADKLGVSRQTIYAIENKKFVPSTVLALKLALIFDVRVEELFQLEDSD, from the coding sequence ATGAATAACGGCATAAAGGTAGAGCGTGCGCGCCACAACATGTCCCAGTCAGACCTGGCGGACAAGCTTGGGGTGTCCAGGCAAACGATCTATGCCATCGAGAACAAGAAGTTTGTGCCGTCTACGGTGCTGGCGTTAAAGCTGGCGCTGATCTTTGACGTACGTGTGGAGGAGCTTTTCCAACTGGAGGACTCGGATTAA
- a CDS encoding nitroreductase family protein has translation MNELFQHIKQVVETRRTTKPLKMNGERIPDEQVEQLLRLADWAPTHGHTEPWRFIVYTGEAATGFCQQHAELYKQNIAPDKYQQDKYEKLLHMGDKASHILVAYMQRGNLPKIPALEEIAAVSCAIQNVLLGATALGLASYWGSGGMAYHPSMKEHLQLREEDQVLGIIYLGYGDNASGEGKRVTPLADKVVWRR, from the coding sequence ATGAATGAGCTATTCCAACATATAAAACAAGTTGTAGAAACCCGCCGCACCACCAAACCGCTGAAGATGAACGGGGAGCGCATCCCCGATGAGCAGGTGGAGCAGCTCCTCCGGCTAGCCGACTGGGCCCCTACCCACGGCCACACCGAGCCCTGGCGCTTTATTGTATACACTGGCGAGGCAGCCACTGGCTTTTGCCAGCAGCATGCCGAGCTATACAAACAGAACATTGCGCCCGATAAATACCAGCAAGACAAGTACGAAAAGCTGCTGCACATGGGCGACAAAGCCTCCCACATCCTGGTGGCCTACATGCAGCGGGGCAACCTGCCCAAGATACCGGCTCTTGAAGAAATTGCAGCTGTTTCCTGCGCTATTCAGAACGTGCTTCTGGGTGCCACTGCCCTTGGGCTCGCCAGCTACTGGGGCTCCGGGGGAATGGCCTACCACCCCAGCATGAAGGAGCACCTGCAACTACGGGAGGAGGACCAGGTGCTGGGGATCATTTACCTGGGCTATGGCGACAACGCTTCGGGCGAAGGCAAACGTGTTACCCCCCTTGCCGATAAGGTGGTTTGGCGGCGGTAG
- a CDS encoding methylglyoxal synthase: protein MRTTIALIAHNSRKNDLLNWAKVHHEVLKDHELIGTTNTSKLLNDMLDLGVKGFGHGPSGGDILLAAKILQGEVHKIIFFIDAETPHGHEHDIQTLIRTAVINNIPIALNRASADLIILEE from the coding sequence ATGAGAACAACCATTGCGTTAATTGCGCACAACAGCCGGAAGAATGATCTGCTGAACTGGGCCAAGGTGCACCATGAGGTGCTCAAGGACCATGAACTGATCGGAACGACCAACACCTCCAAGCTGCTCAACGACATGCTGGACCTGGGGGTGAAAGGCTTTGGCCACGGCCCTAGCGGCGGCGATATCCTGCTGGCGGCTAAAATTCTGCAGGGAGAGGTACACAAGATTATCTTCTTCATTGATGCGGAGACGCCACACGGCCATGAGCACGACATCCAGACGCTGATACGTACGGCCGTGATCAACAACATCCCGATTGCACTTAACCGTGCCTCTGCCGACCTGATCATACTGGAGGAGTAA
- a CDS encoding acetyl-CoA hydrolase/transferase family protein, whose product MSENRVTYKTAEEALAVIKSGDRVFIQGSAATPQFLIRKLAERADELRNVELVSITTYGEFPVAEERYKDSFFINSLFVSANVRDAVNSGRGDYTPIFLSEIPHLFRSGILPLDVAIVHVSPPDRHGYCSLGVSVDVTREAVLSAKHVIAQVNPQMPRTHGDGLIHVKRFDVLVEVDEALPEVDYSLRITSKEEAIAKYIAEMVEDGATLQMGIGAIPDAVLGSLTNHKELGIHTEMMSNGVMQLVEKGVITNEHKYRHPGRIATGFIVGNRKLYDFVDDNPLILMQRTDYVNDVTIIRSNQKVTAINSAIEIDLTGQVVADTIGYHQFSGIGGQMDFIRGAALSPGGKPIIALPSVTNKGISRITPLINEGAAVTTTRAHVHYVVTEYGVAYLYGKNLRQRAKALINIAHPDHRERLEQEAYKRYGYI is encoded by the coding sequence ATGTCTGAGAATAGAGTTACCTACAAAACAGCGGAAGAGGCACTCGCTGTTATCAAGTCCGGCGACCGTGTGTTTATACAGGGAAGCGCCGCCACACCGCAGTTCCTTATCCGCAAGCTGGCAGAGCGGGCGGATGAACTGCGTAATGTAGAGCTGGTCAGCATAACCACTTACGGTGAGTTTCCGGTGGCGGAGGAGCGCTACAAAGACTCCTTCTTCATTAACTCGCTCTTTGTATCGGCCAACGTGCGGGATGCCGTGAACAGTGGCCGCGGAGACTACACCCCTATCTTCCTGAGTGAAATACCGCACCTGTTCAGGTCAGGTATTTTACCTCTGGATGTGGCGATTGTGCACGTGTCGCCGCCCGACCGCCACGGTTACTGCTCCCTGGGCGTTTCGGTGGACGTGACCCGGGAGGCGGTGCTGAGCGCCAAGCACGTGATCGCACAGGTAAACCCTCAGATGCCCCGCACGCACGGCGACGGCTTGATTCACGTCAAGCGCTTCGATGTGCTGGTGGAGGTGGATGAGGCCCTGCCGGAGGTAGACTACAGCCTTCGCATCACGAGCAAAGAGGAAGCCATTGCCAAGTATATTGCCGAGATGGTAGAGGATGGAGCCACCCTGCAAATGGGGATCGGCGCCATACCGGACGCCGTGCTCGGCAGCCTGACAAACCATAAGGAGCTCGGTATCCATACCGAAATGATGTCGAACGGGGTAATGCAGCTGGTGGAGAAGGGCGTGATCACCAACGAGCATAAGTACAGGCATCCGGGCCGTATCGCCACAGGCTTTATCGTGGGCAACCGCAAACTGTACGACTTCGTGGATGACAACCCGCTTATCCTGATGCAGCGCACCGACTATGTGAATGACGTAACCATCATTCGCTCCAACCAAAAGGTAACGGCTATCAACAGCGCCATCGAAATAGACCTGACGGGCCAGGTGGTGGCCGACACCATCGGCTACCACCAGTTTTCGGGTATAGGCGGGCAAATGGACTTTATCAGGGGGGCAGCCCTGTCTCCGGGAGGCAAGCCTATTATTGCGCTGCCTTCTGTTACCAACAAGGGGATTTCGAGAATTACGCCGCTGATAAACGAAGGGGCAGCCGTGACCACGACCCGTGCCCACGTGCATTACGTGGTGACCGAGTACGGTGTAGCTTACCTGTACGGCAAGAACTTACGCCAACGCGCCAAGGCCCTGATCAACATTGCCCACCCAGACCACCGGGAGCGGCTGGAACAGGAGGCCTACAAACGGTACGGCTACATCTAA
- a CDS encoding phosphoglycerate kinase yields the protein MKTIHQYNFAGKKALVRVDFNVPLDENHHITDDTRIRAAVPTIQKILDDGGAVILMSHLGRPKTGPEEKYSLRHVVPRLEQEFHTNVRFAPDCVGPEAAQLAHELQPGEILLLENLRFHKAEEKGDPDFARELAALGDVYVNDAFGTAHREHASTAVIARYFPNDKMMGYVMQAELDNASRVLDNAERPYTAIMGGAKISDKILIIEKLLDRVDNLLIGGGMSYTFVKADGGQIGSSLVEEDKIDLAKRLIAMAKEKGVRIMIPIDSVIADAFSNDANVDTALSHHIKPMWMGLDIGPEAREQYAEVILNSRTILWNGPMGVFEMSNFSVGTEAVAEAVVAATAKGAYSLIGGGDSAAAVNQLGYASRVSYVSTGGGALLEYMEGKTLPGVAAIERSDY from the coding sequence ATGAAAACTATCCATCAGTATAACTTCGCCGGCAAAAAGGCCCTGGTACGTGTAGACTTTAACGTGCCCCTGGACGAGAACCACCACATTACCGACGATACCCGCATCAGGGCAGCAGTGCCAACCATCCAGAAGATCCTTGACGATGGCGGCGCTGTCATCCTGATGTCGCACCTGGGGCGCCCCAAAACAGGCCCGGAAGAGAAATACTCGCTGCGCCATGTGGTGCCACGCCTGGAGCAGGAGTTTCACACCAACGTTCGGTTCGCACCGGACTGTGTAGGCCCTGAGGCGGCGCAGCTGGCCCATGAGCTGCAGCCGGGCGAAATCCTGCTGCTCGAGAACCTGCGTTTCCATAAGGCAGAGGAAAAAGGAGACCCTGACTTTGCCAGGGAGTTGGCCGCACTGGGCGATGTGTATGTGAACGACGCCTTTGGCACCGCGCACCGCGAGCACGCCTCCACAGCGGTTATCGCACGCTACTTCCCGAACGACAAAATGATGGGCTACGTGATGCAGGCCGAGCTGGACAACGCCAGCCGTGTGCTGGACAACGCGGAGCGCCCTTATACCGCCATCATGGGTGGGGCCAAGATCTCCGATAAAATCCTGATCATAGAGAAGCTGCTGGACAGAGTGGACAACCTGCTCATCGGCGGTGGCATGTCCTACACCTTCGTAAAGGCTGACGGCGGCCAGATTGGCTCCTCCCTGGTAGAGGAAGATAAGATTGACCTGGCCAAGCGCCTGATTGCCATGGCCAAGGAGAAAGGTGTCAGAATCATGATCCCGATCGACTCCGTTATCGCAGATGCCTTCAGCAACGATGCCAACGTAGACACCGCCCTGAGCCATCACATTAAGCCGATGTGGATGGGCCTGGACATAGGTCCGGAAGCGCGCGAGCAGTATGCCGAGGTAATCCTGAACTCCAGAACCATTCTTTGGAACGGCCCGATGGGCGTGTTTGAGATGTCGAACTTCTCTGTGGGCACAGAAGCCGTGGCAGAGGCAGTAGTGGCGGCAACGGCAAAAGGCGCTTACTCCCTGATTGGTGGTGGCGATTCTGCGGCAGCCGTTAACCAGTTGGGCTATGCCAGCCGCGTGTCTTACGTATCCACGGGAGGCGGCGCGCTGCTGGAGTACATGGAGGGCAAAACCCTGCCTGGCGTGGCTGCTATTGAGCGCAGCGACTACTAG
- a CDS encoding amidase family protein: MHKTYTPIFVLLLLLLGSCSYETKTVSSPPVRKLKMEEATIAAIHQSFREGTCTCQQLVAAYFERIEKYDKPTGLNAIVVTNPDAMERARELDREFAETKKLRPLHCIPLIVKDNYNTAGLQTTAGSLALKGFKPTEDAYQVRELKKAGAIVLAKSNMAEWAFSPRETISSIAGETLNPYNLEHVPAGSSGGTAAAVAANFGTVGLGTDTGNSIRGPSSHNALVGFRTTMGLTSRAGIIPLYLRNDVGGPMARTVEDATRVLEVIAGYDPADPLTRHSQGKMPLNYQQYLDRNGLKGARIGVLRTLSEDTPDPQVKALFEQAIADLKALGAVIVDSVDIAGFDSLRQNQWCDVFQHDINGYLAAQGPAVPVKNLDEIVASGKYAPSAAENLKYFQQHQFTPKDSSHTCGDAYHDPRRIAFRSAVEAAMDKHEVGALIYPTWNNPPAKVGDTSGYKGDNSQVIAPHTGQPAFTVPMGYTYEHLPAGLQFLGRIYDEPVLIRYTYAYEQGTQHRKPPLNFTRGTSQKR, translated from the coding sequence ATGCATAAAACGTATACTCCTATTTTCGTGCTGCTCCTGCTGCTGCTGGGCAGCTGCAGCTACGAAACAAAAACGGTCTCCTCCCCTCCCGTCAGAAAGCTGAAGATGGAAGAGGCGACTATTGCAGCGATACACCAGTCTTTCCGGGAAGGCACCTGCACCTGCCAGCAACTGGTGGCGGCTTACTTTGAGCGCATCGAGAAGTACGACAAACCTACCGGCCTCAACGCCATTGTGGTTACAAACCCTGATGCCATGGAGCGTGCCCGCGAGTTGGACAGGGAGTTTGCCGAGACCAAGAAGCTACGGCCCCTGCACTGTATCCCGCTTATCGTAAAAGACAACTACAACACCGCAGGCCTCCAGACAACGGCCGGTTCGCTGGCTCTGAAGGGTTTTAAACCAACCGAGGACGCTTACCAGGTGCGGGAGCTGAAGAAGGCCGGCGCCATTGTGCTGGCGAAGTCCAACATGGCGGAGTGGGCGTTCAGCCCGCGGGAAACCATTAGCTCAATTGCGGGCGAAACGCTGAACCCCTACAACCTGGAGCACGTACCCGCCGGCTCTAGTGGCGGAACAGCCGCTGCCGTGGCAGCCAACTTCGGCACCGTCGGCCTCGGTACAGACACAGGAAACTCCATCCGTGGCCCCTCTTCGCATAATGCGCTGGTGGGGTTCAGAACAACGATGGGTTTAACCAGCCGCGCAGGCATTATTCCGCTTTACCTGCGCAACGACGTGGGCGGGCCGATGGCGCGCACCGTAGAGGACGCCACACGGGTGCTGGAGGTGATTGCAGGCTATGACCCGGCTGACCCGCTGACCCGGCACAGCCAGGGTAAAATGCCCCTGAACTACCAGCAGTACCTGGACAGGAACGGGCTGAAAGGTGCCCGTATCGGGGTGCTGCGAACTTTGAGCGAGGATACTCCCGACCCGCAGGTAAAGGCGCTGTTTGAGCAGGCAATCGCAGACCTGAAAGCACTAGGAGCCGTTATCGTAGACTCAGTTGACATAGCCGGTTTCGACAGCCTGCGCCAGAACCAGTGGTGCGATGTGTTTCAGCACGACATCAACGGCTACTTAGCGGCCCAGGGGCCTGCTGTGCCTGTCAAGAACCTCGACGAAATCGTAGCCTCAGGTAAATACGCACCTTCCGCAGCCGAAAACCTGAAGTACTTCCAGCAGCACCAGTTCACCCCAAAAGACAGCTCCCATACTTGCGGGGATGCCTACCACGACCCGAGGAGGATCGCCTTCCGAAGCGCCGTAGAAGCAGCCATGGATAAGCATGAAGTAGGTGCCCTGATTTACCCCACCTGGAACAACCCGCCGGCCAAAGTCGGCGACACGTCCGGCTACAAAGGCGACAACAGCCAGGTGATCGCACCGCATACTGGTCAGCCTGCCTTCACGGTTCCTATGGGCTATACTTATGAGCACCTGCCGGCCGGCCTGCAGTTCCTGGGCCGCATCTACGATGAGCCAGTGCTTATCAGGTACACGTATGCCTATGAGCAAGGCACGCAACACCGAAAGCCGCCGCTGAATTTTACCAGGGGCACTTCGCAAAAAAGATAG
- a CDS encoding phospho-sugar mutase, translating to MIETSVKQKIDQWLAGNYDAATKQEINGMLERNEHEALSDAFYRNLEFGTGGLRGIMGAGSNRMNRYTLGMATQGLCNYLKQNFPGEQVKVAIAHDCRNNSDVFARIAAEIFSANGIKVYLFEALRPTPELSFAIRHLGCQSGVVVTASHNPKEYNGYKVYWNDGAQVTAPHDKNIIGEVNKITSIDEVKFEANPSLIEPIGKEVDEAYMQEVQKLSVSKEAIQRQHDLKIVYSSIHGTGITLVPEVLKRFGFTNVHVVEEQAEPNGNFPTVVYPNPEEKEAMTLALNKARDIDADLVMATDPDSDRVGIAVKNQKGEFVLLNGNQTGALLINYLLQAWQKAGKLTGKEFVVKTIVTTDLIKEIADSYDVTMYETLTGFKYIAEVIREKEGQEVYIGGGEESYGYMIGDFVRDKDAISACALIAEMAAVAKDNGQSLFEMMVGMYTKYNFYKEELVSFTKKGQRGAEEIQQMMADMRNNPPKQIAGANVVEVRDYKMSTRKLLMTGEEHKLTLESSNVLQYLAEDGSKVSARPSGTEPKIKFYISVNEPLAAAADYEATEQKLAQKIEQVLKDLKLK from the coding sequence ATGATTGAGACATCTGTAAAACAAAAGATTGACCAGTGGCTGGCCGGCAACTACGATGCGGCTACCAAACAGGAGATAAACGGCATGCTGGAGCGCAACGAGCACGAGGCGCTGTCAGACGCTTTTTACCGCAACCTGGAGTTCGGCACGGGCGGGTTGCGCGGCATTATGGGGGCTGGCAGCAACCGCATGAACCGCTACACCCTGGGCATGGCCACACAGGGGCTGTGCAACTACCTGAAGCAGAACTTCCCGGGTGAGCAGGTAAAGGTGGCCATTGCCCACGACTGCCGCAACAACTCCGATGTGTTTGCCCGCATTGCCGCCGAAATCTTCTCGGCCAACGGCATCAAAGTATACCTGTTCGAGGCGCTGCGCCCGACGCCGGAGCTGTCGTTCGCCATCCGCCACCTGGGCTGCCAGAGCGGCGTGGTGGTAACAGCCTCGCATAACCCCAAAGAGTACAACGGCTACAAAGTATACTGGAACGACGGTGCGCAGGTAACCGCCCCGCACGACAAGAACATCATCGGCGAGGTGAACAAGATCACGTCTATCGATGAGGTGAAGTTTGAGGCAAACCCGTCCCTGATCGAGCCGATCGGCAAGGAGGTGGACGAAGCGTATATGCAGGAGGTGCAGAAACTGTCGGTTTCCAAAGAGGCCATCCAGCGCCAGCACGACCTGAAGATTGTTTACTCCTCGATACACGGCACCGGTATAACCCTGGTACCGGAAGTGCTGAAGCGCTTCGGCTTTACCAACGTGCACGTGGTGGAGGAGCAGGCAGAGCCGAACGGCAACTTCCCGACGGTGGTGTACCCGAACCCGGAGGAAAAAGAAGCCATGACGCTGGCCCTGAACAAGGCCCGCGACATTGACGCAGACCTGGTGATGGCCACCGACCCGGACTCGGACCGCGTAGGCATCGCTGTGAAAAACCAGAAAGGCGAGTTTGTGCTCCTGAACGGCAACCAGACGGGCGCCCTGCTCATCAACTACCTTTTGCAGGCCTGGCAGAAAGCCGGCAAGCTCACAGGCAAAGAGTTCGTGGTGAAAACCATCGTCACCACCGACCTGATCAAGGAGATCGCCGACAGCTATGACGTGACCATGTACGAAACCCTGACCGGCTTCAAGTATATCGCGGAGGTGATCCGGGAGAAAGAAGGACAGGAAGTGTACATTGGCGGTGGCGAGGAAAGCTACGGCTACATGATCGGCGACTTTGTGCGCGACAAGGACGCGATATCCGCCTGTGCCCTGATCGCCGAGATGGCGGCCGTAGCCAAAGACAACGGCCAGAGCCTGTTCGAGATGATGGTGGGCATGTACACCAAGTATAACTTCTACAAAGAGGAACTGGTGTCCTTCACGAAGAAAGGCCAGCGCGGCGCGGAGGAAATCCAGCAGATGATGGCCGACATGCGCAACAACCCGCCCAAGCAGATCGCCGGTGCCAACGTGGTGGAAGTACGCGACTATAAAATGAGCACCCGCAAACTGCTCATGACCGGGGAAGAGCACAAACTGACGCTGGAAAGCTCCAACGTGCTCCAGTACCTGGCCGAAGACGGCAGCAAGGTATCTGCCCGCCCTTCCGGCACCGAGCCGAAGATCAAGTTCTATATCAGCGTAAACGAGCCCCTTGCCGCTGCCGCAGACTATGAAGCCACGGAGCAAAAGCTAGCGCAGAAAATTGAGCAGGTACTGAAAGACCTGAAGCTGAAGTAA
- a CDS encoding serine hydrolase domain-containing protein has protein sequence MTILRVQSLLHRCLSASLVFLSLVACQQTKKEAPLAPPAPKEVEDDRQRVTAPASFTADRARQLGSQLDSAFSYLQKKKGFNGTVLVTKYDQVVYKGAFGYADFRSKDTLTTQTAFQLASVSKQFTAMAIMMLQEQGKLSYDDSVQQYIPSFPYKGITIRALLTHRSGLPNYTYFSDHLWPDRRVPITNEDVLRLMAVHQPGIYYQPNTHFDYSNTGYALLASIVTKASGEPFARFMQKHIFGPLQMTDTFTFSTARAEQHDGVATGHTGGRRKRTPDYLDTVLGDKGVYSTVEDLYKWDQALYTQKLVKQETLAEAFTGSRLRKKDEDYGFGWRIRQVASGDTVVYHAGLWHGYTTYLLRNPKEHSALIVLSNVPNGSLKYVKEIQHLLFPAKPVSMASSSAAERKEKERL, from the coding sequence ATGACCATTCTTAGAGTACAATCCCTTTTGCACAGGTGCCTTAGCGCATCGCTCGTTTTTCTGTCCCTGGTTGCTTGCCAGCAAACCAAGAAGGAGGCACCGCTTGCCCCTCCGGCCCCGAAGGAGGTGGAGGATGACAGGCAGCGGGTAACGGCTCCGGCCTCCTTTACTGCCGACCGGGCGAGGCAGCTGGGCAGCCAGCTCGACTCCGCTTTCTCGTACCTCCAGAAGAAAAAGGGCTTTAACGGAACGGTGCTGGTTACCAAGTATGATCAGGTCGTTTACAAGGGTGCCTTTGGCTACGCCGACTTCAGGAGCAAAGACACCCTGACCACCCAAACTGCCTTTCAGCTCGCGTCGGTGTCCAAGCAGTTTACGGCCATGGCAATTATGATGCTGCAGGAGCAGGGCAAGCTTAGCTACGACGACAGCGTGCAGCAGTACATTCCGTCTTTCCCCTACAAAGGCATCACGATCCGTGCCTTGCTTACCCACCGGTCTGGCTTGCCGAACTACACCTATTTCAGTGATCACCTCTGGCCCGACCGTAGGGTGCCGATCACCAACGAGGACGTGCTGCGCCTGATGGCGGTGCACCAGCCCGGCATCTACTATCAGCCCAATACCCACTTCGACTATAGCAACACCGGGTACGCTCTGCTGGCTTCCATCGTCACCAAGGCGTCGGGGGAGCCCTTCGCGCGCTTTATGCAAAAGCACATTTTTGGGCCCCTGCAAATGACGGATACCTTTACGTTCAGCACAGCTCGCGCGGAGCAGCACGATGGGGTGGCCACAGGCCACACGGGCGGCCGTAGAAAAAGGACCCCTGACTACTTAGACACTGTACTTGGCGATAAAGGGGTGTACTCCACGGTAGAGGATCTGTATAAGTGGGACCAGGCGCTGTACACGCAAAAGCTGGTAAAACAGGAAACGCTGGCGGAAGCCTTTACAGGTTCGCGCCTCAGGAAGAAAGACGAAGACTACGGGTTTGGCTGGCGTATCCGGCAGGTGGCGAGTGGCGACACCGTGGTGTACCACGCCGGCTTATGGCACGGTTACACAACCTATCTTTTGCGAAACCCCAAAGAGCACAGCGCGCTCATCGTGCTTAGCAATGTGCCCAACGGCAGCCTGAAGTACGTAAAAGAGATCCAGCACCTTTTGTTCCCGGCCAAGCCGGTCAGTATGGCCAGCAGCAGTGCTGCGGAGCGGAAAGAGAAGGAGCGGCTGTAA
- a CDS encoding acyltransferase family protein: protein MANAVAESSPLTRVTSERYLSLDVLRGLTVALMVIVNTPGSWGSIYPPLRHAPWHGFTVTDLVFPAFLFAVGNAMSFSMRKFSLQPDSVFLKKVFKRTALIFLIGVLLRCYPFVAHAEGGGLELIDFSTVRILGVLQRIALCYLIGSLVVHYLKVKGSVIFSAVVLLGYWAALYFFGDQPDPYSLEGNAALKFDLLLFSPEILYKGYGIPFDPEGLLSTLPAAVNVIAGYLVGVFIQRSGNNLGTVLKLNLAGAAVIAVALVWDLVFPINKALWTSSYTLHSVGLVMVVLGTLMLVIEVAKLKKWTYFFEVFGKNPLFIFSMSVLVIKTLSFIKVDEETRLSRWIYQNWFLSWGEGEFASLMFALAYMLLHWLMGYWMDRNRIYIKV from the coding sequence ATGGCAAATGCAGTAGCAGAGAGCTCCCCCCTGACGCGCGTTACCTCCGAGCGCTACCTGTCGCTGGATGTGCTGCGCGGGCTAACCGTAGCACTGATGGTAATAGTCAACACCCCCGGCAGCTGGGGCTCTATCTACCCGCCTCTCCGGCACGCCCCCTGGCACGGCTTTACAGTGACAGACCTGGTTTTCCCGGCCTTTTTGTTTGCGGTAGGCAACGCCATGAGCTTTAGCATGCGCAAGTTCTCCCTTCAGCCGGACAGCGTTTTCCTCAAGAAGGTCTTTAAACGCACAGCGCTTATCTTCCTGATCGGGGTGCTGCTGCGCTGCTACCCCTTTGTGGCGCACGCTGAGGGCGGGGGCCTGGAGCTGATCGACTTCTCTACGGTTCGCATCTTGGGTGTGCTGCAGCGCATTGCCCTCTGTTACCTTATTGGTTCCCTGGTGGTGCATTACCTAAAGGTGAAGGGCTCCGTTATTTTCAGTGCCGTGGTGCTGCTCGGGTACTGGGCCGCCCTGTACTTCTTCGGCGACCAGCCGGACCCGTACAGCCTGGAAGGCAACGCAGCGCTCAAGTTTGACCTGCTTTTGTTCTCCCCGGAGATCTTGTACAAAGGCTACGGCATCCCGTTTGACCCGGAGGGGCTGCTCAGCACGCTGCCTGCGGCGGTGAACGTGATTGCCGGTTACCTGGTGGGCGTGTTTATTCAGAGGAGCGGCAACAACCTGGGCACCGTGCTGAAGCTGAACCTGGCCGGAGCCGCCGTTATCGCCGTGGCCTTGGTTTGGGACCTGGTATTCCCGATCAACAAAGCCCTCTGGACAAGCTCTTATACGTTGCACTCGGTTGGCTTGGTGATGGTGGTACTGGGCACGCTTATGCTTGTTATTGAGGTGGCCAAGTTAAAGAAGTGGACCTACTTCTTCGAAGTGTTCGGCAAAAACCCCCTTTTCATCTTCAGTATGTCTGTGCTTGTGATCAAGACCCTGAGCTTTATAAAGGTGGATGAGGAAACGCGCCTGAGCCGCTGGATTTACCAGAACTGGTTCCTGAGCTGGGGTGAAGGGGAGTTCGCCTCCCTGATGTTTGCCCTCGCTTACATGCTGCTGCACTGGCTGATGGGCTACTGGATGGACCGCAACAGAATCTACATCAAAGTATAA
- the hppD gene encoding 4-hydroxyphenylpyruvate dioxygenase codes for MATDILPLNGTDYIEFYVGNAKQAAHYYQTAFGFKLVAYAGPETGVRDRASYVLQQEKIRFVFTTAINPDSDIARHVHQHGDGVKVLALWVDDAEEAFRGTVERGAKPAMEPKTISDEHGEVKLASIHTYGETIHTFVERKNYSGPFMPGFVARESIVKVEPVGLKYVDHCVGNVELGKMNEWVEFYENVMGFKLLLTFDDKDISTEYTALMSKVVSNGNGYIKFPINEPAAGKKKSQIDEYLEFYKGAGVQHIAIATDNILQTVSELRSRGVEFLYVPETYYEDLFERIGKIDEDMDDLKKLNILVDRDDEGYLLQIFTKPVEDRPTVFYEIIQRKGARSFGKGNFKALFEAIEREQELRGNL; via the coding sequence ATGGCAACAGATATTCTGCCACTGAACGGAACCGATTACATTGAGTTTTATGTGGGCAACGCCAAGCAGGCGGCACACTATTACCAAACAGCCTTCGGCTTTAAGCTGGTGGCCTATGCAGGCCCGGAGACCGGCGTTCGCGACCGCGCCTCCTACGTGCTGCAGCAGGAGAAAATCCGCTTTGTGTTTACCACGGCCATCAACCCGGACTCTGACATTGCCCGCCATGTGCACCAGCACGGCGACGGCGTAAAAGTGCTGGCCCTGTGGGTGGACGATGCCGAGGAAGCCTTCAGAGGAACAGTGGAGCGCGGTGCAAAACCCGCTATGGAGCCCAAAACCATAAGCGATGAGCACGGGGAGGTGAAGCTTGCCTCTATCCACACGTACGGCGAAACCATTCATACTTTTGTGGAGCGCAAAAACTACAGCGGTCCTTTCATGCCGGGCTTTGTAGCCAGAGAAAGCATTGTGAAAGTAGAGCCGGTTGGCCTGAAGTACGTGGACCACTGCGTTGGAAACGTAGAGCTGGGCAAGATGAACGAGTGGGTGGAGTTCTACGAAAACGTGATGGGCTTTAAGCTGCTCCTGACCTTCGACGACAAAGACATCAGCACCGAGTACACCGCCCTGATGTCGAAGGTGGTGTCTAACGGCAACGGTTACATTAAATTCCCGATCAACGAGCCGGCCGCGGGCAAGAAAAAGTCGCAGATAGACGAGTACCTGGAGTTTTACAAGGGTGCCGGCGTGCAGCACATCGCCATTGCGACCGATAACATCCTGCAAACGGTAAGCGAGCTGCGCAGCCGCGGCGTGGAGTTCCTGTACGTGCCGGAAACATACTACGAGGACCTGTTCGAGCGCATCGGCAAGATAGACGAGGACATGGACGACCTTAAGAAGCTCAACATCCTGGTAGACCGCGACGACGAGGGCTACCTGCTGCAGATCTTCACTAAGCCGGTGGAAGACCGCCCTACCGTTTTCTACGAGATCATCCAGCGCAAGGGAGCACGCTCTTTCGGCAAAGGCAACTTTAAGGCCCTGTTCGAGGCAATTGAGCGCGAGCAGGAGCTGCGGGGCAACCTTTAG